Genomic segment of Paraburkholderia agricolaris:
CGAGCTTAGGCGCCTGAGCAACCACACTACTATCCACATTAGCGATAGAAAATCCACCCGCCGTCACACGGGCAAAGCATTCCCGCAATAAAACCCGGCTATCCGCACCGGCGAATTTCGCATCGGTATCGGAGAAATGACGCCCAATATCCCCCATCGCTGCCGCACCAAAAATAGCATCAGTAATCGCATGCAGCAGCACATCGGCATCCGAATGCCCGAGCAACCCGCGCTCATAGGGAATCGTCACCCCACCAATAATCAACGGACGGCCCGGCACCAGCGCATGCACGTCATAACCCTGCCCAATTCTGAAATCCATATGCGTCAAGTCCATTAATTTAAATTCGATTACCCGCTCAGGAAGCTGAAGCCGGCCGGCACAAAATCGCCTCGGCCAGATCGAAATCTTCCGGATAAGTGACCTTGAAGTTACGCAAACTCCCCTGCACCAACCTGGGCGCATGCCCCAGCCACTCGATCGCGCTCGCTTCGTCGGTCAAATCGTGACCGTCCGCCTGCGCGCGCAAAATCGCCTCGCGCAACATGCCGATGCGGAACATCTGCGGCGTCTGCGCCTGCCACAGGCCGTCGCGCGCCTCGGTGCGGGCAATCCGCCCGTCGGACGAACCGGCTTCGATCCGCTTCAGGGTATCCGCAACCGGCAGCGCCATGATGCCGCCCACCGCGTCGTCCTTCAGCGCGGCGACCAGCGTGCGGATCAAGCCAGGCGTAATGCCGGGCCGCGCGGCGTCGTGCACCAGCACCCAGTCGTCGTCGTGCGCGCCGAACTCGGCCAGCGCATGCAAGCCGTTCAGCACCGACGCCTGGCGCGAGGCCCCGCCAGCGCGGCGCACGGCAAAACGCAGCCCGCTGAAGCGGCGGGCGTCAAAGTGCTGGTCGTCTGGGGCAATGACGACAAGCGTTTGCGCAAACTCGCTGCAGGCGTCGAACGCCGCCAGCGAGTAATGCAACATGTCGCGACCGGCGACAGTGCGATATTGTTTGGGCATCGCGGCGCCGGAACGGCTGCCGGTGCCAGCGCACGGAATCAGGGCAAATAGACGGGAAGTCACGAGTGCGGATGCCGCGAAGTGAAAGTAAACGACGGATTTTATAATAGGTCCTTCGCATCTACGCCCCGACACGCGTAAACTTGCCGATCACGTGTGAGCCCGAGGCCGTCTTTTCTCTTCTATGCCAGACATCGCCGCATCATCGCAGTACTCCCCGCCCGTCGCGCTCGTCAAGACCGGCCAGCGTTTTGCCTTCGACGGCACGCACGGCTCGTCCGACGCGCTGCTGATCGCCCGCTACCATCTCGCCTATCGCGAGAAGGTGCCGTTGCTGGCCGTGGTCTGCGAAAGCGCCGTCGACGCGCAACGGTTGTCGCAGGAAATCAGCTTTTTCGCGCCCGAGGCCCGGGTGCGTTTGCTGCCCGACTGGGAAACGCTGCCTTACGATACCTTTTCGCCTCACCAGGATCTGGTCTCCGAGCGCCTCGCCACGCTGCACGATCTCGGCGAAGGCCGCTGCGACATCCTGCTGGTGCCGGCCACCACCGCCTTGTACCGGATGCCGCCCGCGTCCTTCATGGCGGGCTACACGTTCTCCTTCTCGCAAGGCGAACGCCTGAACGAAGCCAAACTCAAGGCGCAATTGACCCTGGCCGGCTACGAACACGTGAGCCAGGTGGTGCGTCCCGGCGAATACTGCGTGCGCGGCTCGCTGCTCGACCTTTTTCCGATGGGCTCGCCGTTGCCGTACCGGATCGACCTGTTCGA
This window contains:
- the ispF gene encoding 2-C-methyl-D-erythritol 2,4-cyclodiphosphate synthase, which encodes MDFRIGQGYDVHALVPGRPLIIGGVTIPYERGLLGHSDADVLLHAITDAIFGAAAMGDIGRHFSDTDAKFAGADSRVLLRECFARVTAGGFSIANVDSSVVAQAPKLAPHIEAMRINIAADLNLPVERVNVKAKTNEKLGYLGRGEGIEAQAVVLLIKN
- the ispD gene encoding 2-C-methyl-D-erythritol 4-phosphate cytidylyltransferase, producing MTSRLFALIPCAGTGSRSGAAMPKQYRTVAGRDMLHYSLAAFDACSEFAQTLVVIAPDDQHFDARRFSGLRFAVRRAGGASRQASVLNGLHALAEFGAHDDDWVLVHDAARPGITPGLIRTLVAALKDDAVGGIMALPVADTLKRIEAGSSDGRIARTEARDGLWQAQTPQMFRIGMLREAILRAQADGHDLTDEASAIEWLGHAPRLVQGSLRNFKVTYPEDFDLAEAILCRPASAS